From the Conger conger chromosome 13, fConCon1.1, whole genome shotgun sequence genome, the window CTGActccctgcatgtgtgtgtgtgtgtgtgtgtgttctgtgctgttctccaGCGGTAAGATCCGTGTCCAGGAGCAGATTGAGGAGAAGATAGAAGAGAGATGGCTGCAGGAACAGATGAAACAGCAGGAGAAACAGAAATTGCTGGAAAACCTGGAGCAGATGAAGATGGACGATCTACAGGTAGTAATgaatgccctgctgaaaaaaactgctcaagctaggttttgaaacagctggtagctggttgaccagttcagaccagcttccagcacGACATGGTccagttggttgaccagttcagaccagctaacATGTGCTGCCGGCCACTTACTTGAGTTAACCTATGAAGAAGTGTTGCTATGCATACAAAACACTATCAAACCATTGACCGATCGTAGATGGCTCTTGCCGGCTGGATCCCAGCCCttcaggcagccattttgacgAGCCCAGCCCTTCGGGCGTATATTTTGACCTGTGATCATGTGATGCCCAGGCACAGCTGCGGAAGAAGGAGGTGCAGAGGCGGCTGCAGCAGGAGGTGCTGGGGGCGACAGCGCAGAGCGAGGCTGACATGCTCCTGGTGGAGATGGCCAGCAAGAAAATGGTGAGGGAAAAGTGAGGGAAGGAGAAGGAGTATTTGAACGATACCAGACAAGAtgcctttttaatgttttatacattCAGCTACAGTGAGAACATACAATGACCATAATATGAAGACATAGAAGACGTTTATCTTGGGTGCCCCCCCCAGGTGTGTAGCACAACATTTTGGGCCCTCTGCAtatttagggcggcctgtagcgtagtggttaaggtaaatgactgggacacgcaaggtccatggttctaatcccggtgtagccacaataagatctgcacagccgttgggcccttgagcaaggcccttaaccctgcattgctccaggggaggattgtctcctgcttagtctaatcaactgtatgtcactctgggtaaatgccaataatgtaatgtatatggaGTCTCCATGGGGCCACTTAAAGTTatagacaaaaacaaacatttttgtcCAGGCCTTTGGAgacccactccccctccccctgccttgGGGCCCTGGTAGTCAGTTCCACTATCCACCTATGTTGATGCCCCAGATCAACGCTATATATATAAATGCTTTGCTTTCATACAGCTGGATACCTATTAGAGGGTACTTGAGGGTACTTTAGTTCCTACATTACAAGAGCAGAGTTCCTGTTAGTTGGAGCCATCAACTTTCTGTGTCACAAGGGGACCTCCTGGGTGACTAGTGCATTGATGCGCCCCATGGTCAACAATCATATTCTGAACAAGGCCAACTATGGCCAGGAGCACTGCCAGATGAAGCATCATTAGGCTTGTCATCAGGGAGGGAGCGTGGTCAGTGGGACGACTGCAGTCTGCCTGGtgccagctcagctcagctggtgTCCCAAAGAGGGAATAAAGCTGGTGGCTCAAAGCCTTTGGAGACTGTATAGTGTAGACTTGATGAGGAGTGAGGATGCCTTGGGATAGCATTACATACACAAGCAAGCATCTGGAATAAAGGTGACTTCTCTGTAGCCTTTTGTGACCAGTTGGAGGATAGGGTATAGGGGAAGTAACAGGAAGAGCTATGGGGGACTCAGGCAGAAGGTTTTGTGGGGGACTCAGGCAGAAGGTTGTGTTCACAGGATCAGGAGACAGTAGAGAggcagaagaggagggggaaTGAGAGGGATCTGGATCAGGTGAGggccctgggagagagagggagagagaaggctgTTCAGGTAAATGCACCCCCTGACCTCACTCACAGACCTCATCGCTCTGTAGGGTCCCCCAGCCAGGGTGTTCTTCCACTGTACCCCcgactcacagcacagagctggCTGTGCATGCTCACTGTGGCCAAACACAGCACTCATTACAGCATGGATCTCAAACTaaaatcctggagggccactgtgactgctggtttttgctgaAGTGCTTCATTTAAACCATTGAGTCCGATTGGCCGTTGATGTGCACATTGttgtttccaaggcctaaattggttgctgactgaaaggaaatcacgaaaagcagcagacactgcagccctccaggccTAGAGTTTGAGACTCCTGCATTAGAGCAGCAGGGAATGGGATGGTCCATGTTAGAGGGAGTATCAGAACAGCAAACGCCTCATTCAAGCTTCAGTTCTCTGCTTGTGGTAAAGATTGAGTAAAATTCTTGGTGGGAACTGGCTGTGCAACTCAGCTGGAAGAGTGAAAAATTAAACGAAGTTACTGGGTAATAGCACACAGCTCCAACATACTCCTTGTGTAAACAAtaccctttcacacacaaaatctGGGGTTGCTATGGGATATTGAACACAGATTCAACTTGCGTTTGACCCATTCACACCACACTATGGTCACAGGTAAGTACCAAGTGTACTGGGCTACACATCACTGCTGAATAGTGCAGTTCTTTTTGATGTCAATAAAAGCAGATGTAGTCAGCTTGGTTAAGTTGAAGTGTTTCTTCCTGCTAATAGTGAGTTTAGCGGCTGGCGAGCAATTGCAATGTAGTTTGCCATTATGCTGGCTTAATCCAGTTATCTCCTCAActgatgtgtgagtgagtgctcgcaaaacattttaaataatatattatttttgtatttaatattcACTGTTACATATTTAGTTAAAACTGAGCAATCCTCTTCTTTTGTGAATCTAGCTAGTGAAAATGAAGATAATTCCTGAGTTGTTTGGCTCTAAATAGTACACATTTGTATGAATACGGATCATTCACCTACAAGCTTTGGAACATTGTTATTGTATAATAGAGGTTGTAAGGCCTGAGCACCACATTGGGTTTTTGATACGGGGAATTTGGGCCAGTTATACACTTAACAGAATTTAGGTTCGTCAGCTAACCGTGGTACATAGAGTGAGCCCCATTCACACCAAAGATGAGTCGTGCCAAACCTGTGTCAAACCCAGGTCTTGGAACAGGGTCACGGACACCAACGGCAAACACGGTTTACCTGAGTCATTGCTTTGGTGTGTAAGGGGTGTAACAGAGGGAGCTGAAGGGGAGACCGGGCTAAATGAATGAGCACCCGTTTGAAGGAAGGCCTGGTCTGGGGGAATGTTGTGGGAGACGAGGAGCAGCGGCCGAACCCTGTCCCCTGTGTGCCGCCAGGAGGAGCAGCGGATGCGGAGGACCCAGGATGCCTGGGAGAACGAGGGCAAGAGGAGGGAGCGGGAGCAGGCCAGGCAGAAGGTGGAGGACGGGGAGTGCTGGAAACTGGCCCGGCAGGAGCAGCTGGCCATCAAGATCATTCATAATTTATGctcataataatgaataaatattacttcataaaaataataacaataacaatgataattatGTGCATGTTATATTAGTTATATTATGTGATCAAAAGTTACAGGTATTACAGTGTAGACGTATACTACACTACAATTTTACAGTGGAATATGTGCCCTCTGCAGCAATATTTGACTGAGAAAAGTAGACTGGGGATTgcaataaatgtaaaagtagacTGGggattttaataaatgtttctGTTGTCGGTCTCTCTTTCCAGGACAGCTGGGATTCTAGAAAGATGGAGAATAAACTCAGCATCTGATGTCCAGCCTGACAGCCACTGTGCTTGGAACAGAATTGCAGAATTCCATGCTTAGAAATGGCACAATCTTTTGTGCGGCAAAGAAGAAATAAACATTTCGAAACTTTATTGTGGTATGTTTACCTTTATTGTGTGTTTATCTGGCACAGGTTGGTGTGCAGATGATGGTGGTGTCATCACATGCTTACTGTTTTCGGGAATGTCGCCCTGTGCAGCCTTCTGACAGTAGAGTAGATGTTTATCTTCTCAGCACAGACATTCAACAACATGGGTTTTACACATTCTACCAGTGTATGCAGCTGCATTGTGACTGACACGTTTCCACAGCACGAGACCAATCTGGCATTTCAACCTCTTGTCAGTGCACAATACACAATAGCACTCTTTAACTCTATgcagaatataaatataataatacagcTTCTACACTTTGTCCAAATTAAACCTCAAAACTTCTGAAAGACAGTTAGGAGTACTATGTACAGTTAATAATCATGTCCAATTTTAAACAGAGAGCTGCAAGAATGGGTATATGAATGGGACTGGGACAAGATTGTTTTGATAATTTGTGAGActgaaaaaatcatttttaattaattgttaATATTTATAGGTGTATACTACACCTTTATAGGACAAGTACAAAATAGGAGGAAACTGCCCTCTCGGGGGGGACAAAGTTGAAAGGGTCAACAAggaaaaatataagaaaattTAAGGCCTGATGAGTCAGAAGACCTTCTTAAACTTATTTCAAGCCATTCCATttctataattttattttaattattaccTACAAATGAAATGTTACATATTATACTGAGTACACTAAAAGATTTAGTCAAAAATGATCTAATGGTCAGAAGGACAAGGATCTCAGGATTACGCTGGGTCTCTTGTCCTGTGCTTTCTGAAGTCAGACCTGCTGATTTGAACGCAGCAGTGGATGAACAGAAATCCTCTCATTTTCTTATCTTTGATCAGGAAAAATTGTAAAGTAAAACAACTTGTCTGTGGTTATGCAGATCATGTGGTCCGACAGCTTGATTACTCGGCCAGATCTGGGAGGACATGGACTTTCCTCTCCACCTCGTTACAGTACTTTGCAGGAAGTCCAGCCAACCTACaataagaaaaatacatttgttattcGTCATTTCCCATTTTCCCACCCTAATTTATATTCTATTGCCATGCAAGAAGAAACTTGGGGCTGCTGATTCTGAACTACCTGTTATGTGTGGCACTGCTGCGACAGTGCAGTGTCAcgtgtttgcatgttttgtttgacGTCACGTTTTGACGacttgttgttgtgtgtgttcattaatTAACTTTttcagtcatgtagcttaaccactatgctacaggccgccccagtcatgtaccttagccactacgctacagaccttagccactacgctacagaccttagccactacgctacagacctcagccactacgctgcaggccgcccaaATAATGAATGAGTTGCTATCAGTTGCTAGGGCCGCTTGTTCTGCAAAACGTCATCATCAAGGAAATTGTCACGTGAATAAGAACTATCgataaactattattattattaagaaggAAAAAACATTATTGATCTCCACCATTATCACAGCTAAGGTTATTTCTGCAAATACATCATTACACTGCAACATTTGAACTAGGACGCTTGCATTTGGAGCTCACACTAAAAAAGCAAATGTAGCCCACCTTCTATTTTAATTTGTGGGTTAGAGGTACAATAAATATACATCTGAATACCGGAAGATGAGATTAGATAGACAGTGATGTTGGAGAAGTGGGGTTCTTAATAGCTGCCAActtccaaatataatgcatgAACTGAGCACCTTCGCAGTTACCAAGTGAGCCTTCCACACCATGGGGCACATCACAGTGCTTTAGCTGGATAGACATACATATTTTGCATGAGTATGAAATGtatcagtacattttgtcaacaTATCTGACATCATATACTTCCATGTGTATAGGTCTAGCCAATGGGAGCCCTGGCCAATGGGAGTGCGGCTTTCCTCCGACACTCATAACATACtggtgagaacaggcctttcagcccagcaatgctcaccatgcctggtcttgaaaacctacatgtcctggcaagctaatccacagtgaccactctctgtgagAAAAAATATCTGTGCCAgtttccatttatgccccctcgttctgctaaccaaattcaccctgaagaatcaccTGTAGTTTGTTCCTCATAACTtctatacatggaatcaatctggttgcccatCTCTGAACACTTCCCTGTGCCTGAGTGTCTTTGCTCTACAGCACTCTCTCAGTGTGTCTGACTCACTTGAGCTCCATCAGCTTCTGCGCCTTGATGTGGCTGAGGCGGGCGCGGCGGACGCGGTCCTCCTCCAGGATTCGCTCGTGCTCCTGGAGCTCCGCCCGGCGCTGCTCCACGGTCTGCGTCTCGCGCTCCCTCATCTGCTGCCGGACGCCCTCCGCGTGCCGCATCACCCGCTGCTTCTGCCTCTCCTCCCGCTCGCGGTCCCGCCAAATCTCCTCATTCTGGGCCCTGATGAGGAGGGGCCGCCACAGCACAGCGTCACCAGCCCCATCTTCACAAGCcccagcgtgtgtgtgactgagataCGCTGGCACAAGCTTTCATAAGCCCCAGCTGTGTGTGACTCAGATACACTTGCACAAGCTTTCACAAGccccagcagtgtgtgtgactcagataCGCTTGCACAAGCTTTCATAAGCCCCAGccgtgtgtgtgactcagataCGCTTGCACAAGCTTTCATAAGCCCCAGCAGTGTGTGACTCAGATACGCTTGCACAAGCTTTCATAAGCCCCAGCTGTGTGTGACTCAGATACGCTTGCACAAGCTTTCACAAGCCCCAGCTGTGTGTGACTCAGATACGCTTGCACAAGCTTTCATAagccccagctgtgtgtgtgactcagataTAGTTTGCACAAGCTTTCATAAGCCCCAGCAGTGTGTGACTCAGATACGCTTGCACAAGCTTTCATAAGCCCCAGCTGTGTGTGACTCAGATACGCTTGCACAAGCTTTCATAagccccagctgtgtgtgtgactcagataCGCTGGCACAAGCTTTCATAAGCCCCAGCTGTGTGTGACTCAGATACGCTGGCACAAGCTTTCATAagccccagctgtgtgtgtgactcagataCGCTGGCACAAGCTTTCATAAGCCCCAGCTGTGTGTGACTCAGATACGCTTACACAAGCTTTCATAAGCCCCAGCTGTGTGTGACTCAGATACGCTTACACAAGCTTTCATAagccccagctgtgtgtgtgactcagataCGCTTGCACAAGCTTTCATAagccccagctgtgtgtgtgactcagataCGCTGGCACAAGCTTTCATAagccccagctgtgtgtgtgactcagataCGCTGGCACAAGCTTTCATAagccccagctgtgtgtgtgactcagataCGCTGGCACAAGCTTTCATAAGCCCCAGCAGTGTGTGACTCAGATACGCTTACACAAGCTTTCATAagccccagctgtgtgtgtgactcagataCGCTGGCACAAGCTTTCATAAGCCCCAGccgtgtgtgtgactcagataCGCTGGCACAAGCTTTCATAagccccagctgtgtgtgtgactcagataCGCTGGCACAAGCTTTCATAagccccagctgtgtgtgtgactcagataCGCTGGCACAAGCTTTCATAAGCCCCAGCAGTGTGTGACTCAGATACACTTGCACAAGCTTTCATAAGCCCCAGCTGTGTGTGGGACTCAGATACGCTGGCACAAGCTTTCATAAGCCCCAGccgtgtgtgtgactcagataCGCTTGCACAAGCTTTCATAAGCCCCAGccgtgtgtgtgactcagataCACTTGCACAAGCTTTCATAagccccagctgtgtgtgtaactcagATATAGTTTGCACAAGCTTTCATAagccccagctgtgtgtgtaactcagATATAGTTTGCACAAGCTTTCATAagccccagctgtgtgtgtaactcagATATAGTTTGCACAAGCTTTCATAagccccagctgtgtgtgtaactcagATATAGTTTGCACAAGCTTTCATAAGCCCCAGCTGTGTGTGGGATACGTTTGCACAGACTTCCCATCACGCAGCTAGTCAGATGAATTGGAACCTaagaaatactctcaaaaagtgagAAAatcgccttctggtcctcttcctttgcaccaggcaagatcaatggagcacagaaaagtattaagACTCCAAAACAActccgtatttgacccaggtgcaGCACCTCCTGTGTGCTAATTAAGTGGGTGTAACACCAGAGGCTTTTGATTTCTCAGCCTTCGGGCGTGCACTATCTCTGCTTACAGCACAGCTGTGTCCTGGCCAGCAGCAGACGGGAGACGTGGCTGTTCTACCTCAGCACCCTCTCAAACTCGGCCCTCTCACGTCCCGCCTCCATGGAGAGGAGGTGCTCTTTGTGGGTGATCTGCTCCAGCCGCGCGGCCTTCAGCCGGTCATCCTCCTCCGCCCTGCGCCGAgcctgctccctctctttcttcctccactccctctccgCTGCCTCCTGGTTCCTCCGGGCCCGCAGCTCATCCTGCCAGAGCATAGGAACCAACACATGCAGGAGAACCACACCAACCAACACGCTCAGAGCCACGTTAACACATGCAGGAGAACCACACCAACCAACACGCTCAGAGCCACGTTAACACATGCAGGAGAACCACACCAACCAACACGCTCAGAGCCACGTTAACACATGCAGGAGAACCACACCAACCAACACGCTCAGAGCCACGTTAACACATGCAGGAGAACCACACCAACCAACACGCTCAGAGCCACATTAACACATGCAGGAGAACCACACCAACCAACACGCTCAGAGCCACGTTAACACATGCAGGAGAACCACACCAACCAACACGCTCAGAGCCACGTTAACACATGCAGGAGAACCACACCAACCAACACGCTCAGAGCCACGTTAACACATGCAGGAGAACCACACCAACCAACACGCTCAGAGCCACGTTAACACATGCAGGAGAACCACACCAACCAACACGCTCAGAGCCACGTTAACACATGCAGGAGAACCACACCAACCAACACGCTCAGAGCCACGTTAACACATGCAGGAGAACCACACCAACCAACACGCTCAGAGCCACGTTAACACATGCAGGAGAACCACACCAACCAACACGCTCAGAGCCACGTTAACACATGCAGGAGAACCACACCAACCAACACGCTCAGAGCCACGTTAACACATGCAGGAGAACCACACCAACCAACACGCTCAGAGCCACATTAACACATGCAGGAGAACCACACCAACCAACACGCTCAGAGCCACGTTAACACATGCAGGAGAACCACACCAACCAACACGCTCAGAGCCACGTTAACACATGCAGGAGAACCACACCAACCAACACGCTCAGAGCCACGTTAACACATGCAGGAGAACCACACCAACCAACACGCTCAGAGCCACGTTAACACATGCAGGAGAACCACACCAACCAACACGCTCAGAGCCACGTTAACACATGCAGGAgaaccacaccaacacgctcagaGCCACGTTAACACATGCAGGAGAACCACACCAACCAACACGCTCAGAGCCACATTAACACATGCAGGAGAACCACACCAACCAACACGCTCAGAGCCACGTTAACACATGCAGGAGAACCACACCAACCAACACGCTCAGAGCCACGTTAACACATGCAGGAGAACCACACCAACCAACACGCTCAGAGCCACGTTAACACATGCAGGAGAACCACACCAACCAACACGCTCAGAGCCACGTTAACACATGCAGGAGAACCACACCAACCAACACGCTCAGAGCCACGTTAACACATGCAGGAGAACCACACCAACCAACACGCTCAGAGCCACGTTAACACATGCAGGAgaaccacaccaacacgctcagaGCCACGTTAACACATGCAGGAGAACCACACCAACCAACACGCTCAGAGCCACGTTAACACATGCAGGAGAACCACACCAACCAACACGCTCAGAGCCACGTTAACACATGCAGGAGAACCACACAAACGCTTTTCATAGGTTTGTGTTCCGAGTAATTTCTGTTGTGTTGTAATTTTTTGCTGAACTGGGCGGGTGTTTACCTGGTCTGCCTTGTagtctttgtctctctcctgcagggacCTCAGTCGTGCCACCTCCatttccttctccttcttctgtCGACTCTGCTCCATCTCATACTCTGCTTCCTGCTCCTGTGAACACCGCATACTCCACCTCAGTGCACAAACACCTCCACCCATTCCCCCTGAGACCAACCACCTCCACCCATTCCCCCTGAGACCAGCCACCTCCACCCATTCCCCCTGAGACCAACCACCTCCACCCATTCCCCCTGAGACCAGCCACCTCCACCCATTCCCCCTGAGACCAGCCACCTCCACCCATTCCCCCTGAGACCAGCCACCTCCACCCATTCCCACGAGACACAGCACCCAAAATATACAGATTAGAAtcattatttttacagtatacattttttaaaaagctttgagcttttccctttctccccagACCTGATATCAGACTTGTAATGGGCCCAAGGCGCTCACCAGCTTCTGGGAGGTATACTCCATGATGCGGAGGTCAGCcatcttctcctcatccttcttgAGCTCCTTCGATTGCAGGATCTCCTCGTTCATCTTGAGCACTTCCAGGTGTAGCTTCCTCTGTTCCTCCTTTTTCTTCATCAGAGCCTGGGCGTCACATGACCATCATCAGCATGGTTTCAGTGAGGGCCTGTCTTTAAACAGGTGATCCCCTCCATTCCTTTCCCATTATCAGCAAAAAATACAACCCATCCAAGATCAGAACTGTGAGATGCTTCATGGATACCAGCTCTGAGATGCTTCATGGATACCAGCTCTGAGATGCTTCATGGATAGACACTTTACAAATACCAGCTCTGAGAAGCTTCATGAATACCAGCTCTGGATTTCACTTTTAGTTTGCCGTCCCCACAGACATTCTGTACACAGATCAAACTGAGCTCTGAGCCCGCCTCTGCCACTGAAGCGCCAagtattctgattggttgatttCTATTATTTGTATGTGATGTCActgggcaccataatgttttagttaatggcttcacaggtgtttctgaggCGTTTAGGGAGGGAGGGCAAGTCAACTGGTGGCAGGAGTCAAAATGACAAAGAGGAGCTCTAAAGGAGGTTTCCGCTGACgtcattttgtttgtaaaataatataaacattaataaatgaaagaagATACACAGAAGGCTGAGAACAAAGCATCACAGGAGAGAATATTACTCTACAGTCGTTAATGCTGGGAATAACAGGTACCAGAAGTATAAATCCTGGGAGAGCTAACACACTGCTATATCCCTGTAGGGAAACAGACGTGCAGTGGGGGGTGGGATGGACTGGTCCATTGTGTGTCCATTTTATGTCCATTTTATGTCCATTTTATGTCCATATGCACAAAACACTCACAGTCATATACTCACAGACACGcattatacaaaataaattcacTTTCTTCAATGATGTTACCTCAAACTCCTCCTGTCTAATTTTCTCCAGGTTTTCCAGCAATTTCTGTTTCTCCTGCTGTTTCATCTCTTCCTGCAGCCGCCTCTCTTCCATCCTCTCCTCAATCTGCTCCTGGATACGCATCTTACCACtggagaacagcacagaacacacacacacacacacatacaggcgtacacacacacacacacacacacatacaggcgtgcacacacgcatatacacaggcacgcacatacacacacacacacacgcgcatgcaggGAGTCAGAtagatcaacacacacacacacacacacacacacaggcgtgcatacacacgtacatacacacaaaataccacatgtttttgttttaaatttgtgtttgttttgcactTCAGAGCCAGCAGTCACCCCCCTGACTATCTCAATACTatacagagtgtgagtgtgagtgtgtgtgcgcatgcatgtgtgtgtgcctgtgtgtgtctgtgtgagtgtgagtgtaagagcgtgtgagtgtgtgtctgtatgaggtgtgtgagtgtgtgtatgtgtgtgtgtgagtgtgtgtatgtgtgtttgtgtgtgtgagtgtgtgtgtgagtgtaagagcgtgtgagtgtgtgtctgtatgtggtgtgtgagtgtgtgtgagtgtgtgtgtgagtgtgtgtgagtgtgtgtatgtgtgtgtgtgagtgtgtgtgtgtttgtgtgtgtgagtgtgtgtgtgagtgagtctgtgagtctgtgagtgtgtgtgagagtgtatgtgtgtgtgtgtatatgtgagtgtgtgtatgtgagtgtgtgtatgtgtgtgtgtgtgagtgtgtgtatgtgtgtgagtgtgtgtatgtgtgtgtgtgtgtgcgagagtgtgagtgtgtgtgtgtgtgagagtgtgtgtgtgagtgtgagtgtgtgtgagtgtgtgtgagagtgtgtgtgtgtgagtgtgtgtgagagtgtgtctgtgagagtgtgtgagagtgtgtctgtgagagtgtgtgtgagagtgtgtgtgtgtgtgagtgtgtgtgtgtgtgtgtgtgtgtgtgtgtgtgagtgtgtgtgtgtgtgtgtgtgtgtgtgtgagtgtgtgtgtgtgtgtgtgtgtgtgtgtgtgagtgtgagtgagtgtgtgtgtgtgtgtgtgtgtgtgtgtgagtgtgtgtgagtgtgtgtgtgtgtgtgtgagtgtgagtgtgagtgtgtgtgtgtgtgtgtgtgagtgtgagtgtgtgtgtgtgtgtgtgagtgtgagtgtgagtgtgagtgtgtgtgtgtgtgtgtgtgagtgtgtgagtgtgtgtgtgtgtgtgtgtgagtgtgtgtgtgtgtgtgtgtgtgtgagtgtgagtgtgtgtgtgtgtgtgtgtgagtgtgtgtgtgagtgtgtgtgagtgtgtgtgtgtgagtgtgtgtgtgtgagtgtgtgtgagtgtgtgtgtgtgtgtgtgtgtgtgtgtgtgagtgtgagtgtgtgtgtgagtgtgtgagtgtgtgagtgtgagtgtgtgtgtgtgtgtgagtgtgagtgtgtgtgtgtgtgtgtgtgtttgtgtgtgtgagtgtgtgtgtgtgtgtgagtgtgagtgtgtgagagtgtgtgagtgcgagtgtgtctgtgtgtgagtgtgtgtgtgtgagtgtgtgtgtgagtgtgagtgtgtgtgtgtgtgtgtgtgtgagtgtgtgagtgtgagtgtgtgtgtgtgtgtgtgtgtgtgtgagtgtgtgagtgtgagtgtgtgtgtgtgagagtgtgtgagtgcgagtgtgtctgtgtgtgagtgtgtgtgtgagtgtgtgtgtgtgagtgtgtgtgtgagtgtgtgtgtgtgtgtgtgagtgtgtgagtgtgagtgtgtgtgtgtgtgtgtgtgtgtgtgtgtgtgtgtgtgtgagtgtgtgtgtgtgagtgtgtgtgtgtctgtgtgtgagtgtgtgtgtgagtgtgtgtgtgtgagtgtgtgtgtgagtgtgtgtgtgtgtgtgtgtgtgagtgtgtgtgtgtgtgtgtgtgtgtgagtgtgtgtgtgtgtgtgtgtgtgagtgtgtgagtgcgagtgtgtctgtgtgtgagtgtgtgtgtgagtgtgtgtgtgtgagtgtgtgtgtgagtgtgtgtgtgtgtgtgtgtgtgtgagtgtgtgtgtgagtgagtgtgtga encodes:
- the cfap45 gene encoding cilia- and flagella-associated protein 45 isoform X1 codes for the protein MPLSTMSSCGRGPGANRYRTRAVTSQVDELLFGSPKKILPPDPPGCGPQERSSWGSSGPRGLPLSSAHKKPKPETIRIITKDLIRDLKIPSQDPSGLSIILPKSETNRITALARVCTQEEREAELEAKQKDRKAEMDAVEERKVKMHQADVVRKKNQGLSDLEAEARDNAQYLLEKANHMRMEQEDEVKKINEVIRGAQCHAVQDVQILEKQQMVWELQEEERRLDAMMELDRRRALEAQEQIEQLHKQHRILGKMRIQEQIEERMEERRLQEEMKQQEKQKLLENLEKIRQEEFEALMKKKEEQRKLHLEVLKMNEEILQSKELKKDEEKMADLRIMEYTSQKLEQEAEYEMEQSRQKKEKEMEVARLRSLQERDKDYKADQDELRARRNQEAAEREWRKKEREQARRRAEEDDRLKAARLEQITHKEHLLSMEAGRERAEFERVLRAQNEEIWRDREREERQKQRVMRHAEGVRQQMRERETQTVEQRRAELQEHERILEEDRVRRARLSHIKAQKLMELKLAGLPAKYCNEVERKVHVLPDLAE
- the cfap45 gene encoding cilia- and flagella-associated protein 45 isoform X2, whose translation is MSSCGRGPGANRYRTRAVTSQVDELLFGSPKKILPPDPPGCGPQERSSWGSSGPRGLPLSSAHKKPKPETIRIITKDLIRDLKIPSQDPSGLSIILPKSETNRITALARVCTQEEREAELEAKQKDRKAEMDAVEERKVKMHQADVVRKKNQGLSDLEAEARDNAQYLLEKANHMRMEQEDEVKKINEVIRGAQCHAVQDVQILEKQQMVWELQEEERRLDAMMELDRRRALEAQEQIEQLHKQHRILGKMRIQEQIEERMEERRLQEEMKQQEKQKLLENLEKIRQEEFEALMKKKEEQRKLHLEVLKMNEEILQSKELKKDEEKMADLRIMEYTSQKLEQEAEYEMEQSRQKKEKEMEVARLRSLQERDKDYKADQDELRARRNQEAAEREWRKKEREQARRRAEEDDRLKAARLEQITHKEHLLSMEAGRERAEFERVLRAQNEEIWRDREREERQKQRVMRHAEGVRQQMRERETQTVEQRRAELQEHERILEEDRVRRARLSHIKAQKLMELKLAGLPAKYCNEVERKVHVLPDLAE